A window of Streptomyces gilvosporeus contains these coding sequences:
- a CDS encoding ABC transporter ATP-binding protein yields the protein MEPTAAALERVPTVIADDLHIVYRVYGTGAGKGSATAALNRIIRRKPSVGVREVHAVKGVSFTAYRGESIGLIGSNGSGKSTLLKAVAGLLPAERGHVYTHGQPSLLGVNAALMNDLTGEKNVILGGLAMGMSREQVRERYDGIVDFSGINEKGDFISLPMRTYSSGMAARLRFSIAAAKDHDVLMIDEALATGDRAFQKRSEARIRELRKEAGTVFLVSHNNKSIRDTCDRVLWLERGELLMDGPTDEVIKAYEKETGK from the coding sequence GGCACGGGCGCGGGCAAGGGCAGCGCCACCGCGGCCCTCAACCGGATCATCCGCCGCAAGCCCTCCGTCGGCGTGCGCGAGGTCCATGCGGTCAAGGGCGTCTCCTTCACCGCCTACCGCGGCGAGTCGATCGGCCTGATCGGCTCCAACGGCTCGGGCAAGTCGACGCTGCTCAAGGCGGTCGCCGGCCTGCTCCCCGCCGAGCGCGGTCATGTCTACACCCACGGCCAGCCCTCGCTGCTGGGCGTGAACGCGGCCCTGATGAACGACCTGACCGGCGAGAAGAACGTCATCCTCGGCGGCCTGGCCATGGGCATGTCCCGCGAGCAGGTCCGCGAGCGCTACGACGGCATCGTCGACTTCTCCGGCATCAACGAGAAGGGCGACTTCATCTCGCTGCCGATGCGGACGTACTCCTCCGGTATGGCCGCCCGCCTGCGCTTCTCCATCGCGGCGGCCAAGGACCACGACGTCCTGATGATCGACGAGGCGCTGGCCACCGGCGACCGCGCCTTCCAGAAGCGCTCCGAGGCCCGCATCCGCGAGCTGCGCAAGGAGGCCGGCACGGTCTTCCTGGTCAGCCACAACAACAAGTCCATCCGCGACACCTGTGACCGGGTGCTGTGGCTGGAGCGCGGTGAGCTCCTGATGGACGGCCCCACGGACGAAGTGATCAAGGCGTACGAGAAGGAGACGGGCAAATAG
- the hpnC gene encoding squalene synthase HpnC: MTRTVVHRRAKDTGGPADAHSRSTLEKAAHENFPVAPFFLPRAWRADLMAVYGFARLVDDIGDGDLAPGGGDAALLGLDRAQTADRPAMLDALEADLRRVFSDRAPGPRHPLMRRLGPTVRRCGLTPEPFLGLIEANRQDQIVTRYATYDDLLAYCELSANPVGRLVLGITGTASPERIRHSDRICTALQIVEHLQDVAEDLGRDRIYLPAEDLKHFRVTEDDLAARSGGASVRALIAFEAERAHDLLNEGAPLVGSVHGRLKLLLAGFVAGGRAALQAVAAADHDVLPGPPKPTKLSLLREVGATLRREG, encoded by the coding sequence TTGACGCGCACCGTCGTCCATCGGCGGGCGAAGGACACCGGCGGGCCGGCCGACGCACACTCACGCAGCACGCTCGAGAAGGCCGCGCACGAGAACTTCCCGGTGGCGCCGTTCTTCCTGCCGCGCGCCTGGCGGGCCGACCTGATGGCCGTCTACGGCTTCGCCCGCCTCGTCGACGACATCGGCGACGGCGATCTCGCCCCCGGCGGCGGGGATGCCGCACTCCTCGGCCTGGACCGCGCACAGACCGCGGACCGCCCCGCGATGCTGGACGCCCTCGAGGCGGATCTGCGCCGCGTCTTCAGCGACCGCGCCCCCGGCCCCCGCCATCCTCTGATGCGCCGCCTGGGCCCGACCGTCCGCCGCTGCGGTCTGACCCCCGAGCCCTTCCTCGGCCTGATCGAGGCCAACCGCCAGGACCAGATCGTCACCCGCTACGCCACCTACGACGATCTTCTCGCCTACTGCGAGCTGTCCGCCAACCCCGTCGGCCGGCTCGTCCTGGGCATCACCGGCACGGCAAGCCCCGAGCGCATCCGCCACTCCGACCGGATCTGCACCGCGCTCCAGATCGTCGAGCACCTCCAGGACGTGGCCGAGGACCTCGGCCGCGACCGCATCTACCTCCCCGCCGAGGACCTGAAACATTTCCGAGTCACGGAGGACGATCTGGCCGCCCGCAGCGGGGGCGCATCGGTGCGCGCGCTGATCGCCTTCGAGGCGGAACGCGCCCATGACCTGCTGAATGAAGGCGCCCCGCTGGTGGGTAGCGTCCACGGCAGACTCAAGCTGCTGCTGGCCGGTTTCGTCGCCGGCGGACGCGCCGCACTCCAGGCGGTCGCGGCCGCCGACCACGACGTACTCCCTGGACCGCCCAAACCGACCAAGCTCAGCCTGCTGCGCGAGGTGGGGGCGACATTGCGAAGAGAGGGGTGA
- the hpnD gene encoding presqualene diphosphate synthase HpnD, protein MSRVEATAHASAPVLAAYRYCETVTGQQARNFAYGIRLLPTDRRQAMSALYAFSRRVDDIGDGGLETAAKQQRLEDTRALLARVKDGRISEDDTDPVAVALADAARRFPIPLDALDELIDGVLADVRGETYETWDDLKVYCRCVAGGIGRLSLGVFGTVPGAPDVERAPEYADTLGLALQLTNILRDVREDAANGRTYLPAEDLAKFGCSAGFHGPVPPAGSDFAGLVHFEVARARALFAEGFQLLPMLDRRSGACVAAMAGIYHRLLTRIADDPEAVLRGRVSLPGREKAFVAVRGLSGLDARAIGRRAAVRRRG, encoded by the coding sequence GTGAGCCGCGTGGAGGCAACCGCACACGCATCCGCGCCGGTGCTCGCTGCGTACCGCTACTGCGAGACCGTCACCGGGCAGCAGGCACGGAACTTCGCCTACGGCATCCGGCTCCTGCCGACCGACCGGCGGCAGGCCATGTCGGCGCTCTACGCCTTCTCCCGCCGGGTCGACGACATCGGCGACGGCGGCCTGGAGACCGCCGCCAAGCAGCAGCGCCTGGAGGACACCCGGGCGCTGCTGGCCCGTGTCAAGGACGGCCGGATCTCCGAGGACGACACCGACCCGGTCGCCGTCGCCCTGGCCGACGCCGCCCGGCGCTTCCCCATCCCGCTCGACGCGCTGGACGAACTGATCGACGGGGTGCTCGCGGACGTCCGCGGCGAGACCTACGAGACCTGGGACGACCTGAAGGTGTACTGCCGCTGCGTCGCCGGGGGCATCGGCCGGCTCTCGCTCGGTGTGTTCGGCACGGTCCCCGGCGCGCCGGACGTCGAGCGCGCCCCCGAGTACGCCGATACGCTCGGGCTCGCCCTGCAACTCACCAACATCCTCAGGGACGTTCGCGAGGACGCGGCCAACGGCCGGACGTACCTCCCCGCCGAGGACCTCGCCAAATTCGGCTGCTCGGCAGGTTTCCACGGACCGGTCCCGCCGGCCGGTTCCGACTTCGCCGGCCTGGTGCACTTCGAGGTGGCCCGCGCCCGCGCCCTGTTCGCCGAGGGCTTCCAGCTGCTGCCCATGCTCGACCGGCGCAGCGGCGCCTGCGTGGCCGCGATGGCCGGCATCTACCACCGGCTGCTGACCCGCATCGCCGACGACCCCGAGGCGGTGCTGCGCGGCCGGGTCTCGCTGCCCGGCCGGGAGAAGGCGTTCGTCGCGGTGCGCGGACTGTCCGGACTCGACGCCCGCGCGATCGGCC